GATGGTGGTTAGGACAGTGATCGTGGTGAGAACAGTAATGGAGGTGAGGAAAGTGATGGAGGTGAAGACAGTGACGGTGGTGAAGACAGTGATGGTGGTGAGGACAGTGATGGTGGTGAGGACAGTGATGGTGGTGAGGTCAGTGATGGTGGTGAGGACAGTGATGGTGGTGAGGTCAGTGATGGTGGTGAGGACAGTGATGGTGGTGAGGACTGTGATGGTGGTGAGGACAGTGATGGTGGTGAAGACAGTGATGgtggtgaggacagtgatgttgGTGAGGACAGTGATTATGGTGAAGACAGTGATTATGGTGAAGACAGTGATGGTGGTGAGGACAGTGATGGTGGTGAGGACAGTGATGGTGGTGAAGACAGTGATGGTGGTAAGGACAGTGATGGTGGCAAGGACAGTGATGGTGGTGAAGACAGTGATGGTGGTTAGGGCAGTGATGGTGGTGAAGCCAGTGATGGTGGTGAGGACAGTGATGGTGGTGAGGACAGTGATGGTGGTGAAGACAGTGATGGTGGTAAGGACAGTGATGGTGGCAAGGACAGTGATGGTGGTGAAGACAGTGATGGTGGTTAGGGCAGTGATGGTGGTGAAGACAGTGATGGTGGTGAGGACAGTGAAAACTCCTCTATCATCGTTCAGCAAATATCAGCAACATCAACAACCAAAGCAGTAGCAACAGTTCCAGGAACTCAAGGTACATTGCCATTTTTTACAACCCATCTATCTGACGTTTTTGATGGGTGCAAAAGCACTGATAAAAATGGGGTTTACATATTAATAGCTACTATAGGAGCTTTCAGTGACGTCATTAAAGGTCCTTCATCCATATGCAGATTgcaggtggactacatcccccgcAAACacccgtggcctcagttgctatggaacacTAGTgaccacctagccggacagcagctatgtgcttacaggacctgtgatgatgtcaccatcatgtgatcaggcacCTGTGTGGGAGAAGcccagggtcacatgaccagggggtgatcagtgtgtgccagactctgctgtgctggttgtgatccctcttgtatgggatgaaaaatgtatgtagaagagctgtatgtgatgtatataataataataataataataataatcttcatttgtatagcgccaacatattccgcagcgctttcaggcatggataaatgcaaaacaatacaacaattacaatgtgagatacattgggttagacacaaatgggttgggggtggtacaggaggtgcagggggtggggaacacaggcaataggaaattttatgtacagatcatttatcagaaggcaaacagggtggagcaccatagggaggggcgagggactaggtcaggagatttggtatgcttccctgaagaggtgcgtttttaaggcacgtctgaaatttcgtgcatcgggaattgtccggatgccttgaggtagagcgttccagaggatgggtgctgctctggtgaagtcctgtaggcgagcatgagaggttcgtattacaggggtgtttagtctgagtgtgttagccgatcggagtgagcgcgctgggtggtgtactgacaggagggaggcgatgtatggtggcgcagcaccatgcagagctttgtgagtgaggtagaggagtttaaatttagttctgcagtggatgggcagccaatgcagcgactggcataatgcagaggcgtctgaataacgactggatagaaaaatgagtctagctgctgcatttagtatggattggagcggagcgagtctagtgcgggggaggccaatgagtagcgagttgcagtagtcgagccgggagtggatgagcgcaaccacgagcgtctttagcgtgtccgtggttaggaacggacgtattttagcaatatttagcaatatttctgaggtgcatgtacatgtagcagagctgtgtgtgtgcttgtgacttgcatgtagcagagctgtgtggtgcactgcgccaccagaaacactagttctataatttcctaataattactactaTCTTCCTATAGGGCAGTGGGACGTTTCCTTCTCCTCAGGCACCATGGTACAGATGCAACCTACAGCTACTCCTCTGGATGAGAATAAGGGGATAATATCTTCTAGGAGAAAATACTTCAGCAATGCTGAATCAATAGGAATGaatcagaaaaaacaaaaacatctgtgtTTGTGGAATGATACAGTTTGGTAATGTTTGCTCCTATGTGTGCCATGTTATGGATCCAAATAAATTTTAGGTTGCACGAAGCATCCATATACAACAGGTCTAATGATAAGAAGTGTTTGGTACCCATTAGTTTTGCATATACAAATGGTTATAAGCTTCAAACAAGAGATGACAAAGGAGATAATTATTCTGCATCAACCGATTTTTGCAGCCAGTCGTTGTGTTGCTTTCCATTTGGAACACCGCTCGAGAAAGCCGCTCATGTCAATGAGTTCTAATTGAATTGTCATTTACAcccagcgtaaaaaaaaaaaaaatcatgaaaaaaatCTTTGTAATTCATAAATGGACTCCACAAAACATTATTTACCTAAGCAGAACCACATTCTTCCACTCAGTGACTAAGGTGATTGTCATGTTTATGTGCTGCTGACATTTTCATTTTCGAACAATGTAAAACAGTGGAAGCCAATTTAATTATGTGTTTGAACAAAACAAACAGACTGTAATACAAAACTGATTGCTATTAtttaatgtcactttttttttaccctcTCTCTCCTACATCTGTGAGTATATATAATTGACATTTGAAAGAGCAGGGCTTTTAGCAGTGAGTGAGCATTGTGTGGAAGATCAAATGTTGCTATTGTATCTTATGTAGTGTAAATTAGACTTGATTTTCTGAGGTTTTTATATTTGCATTTGCTTTTAttttctattattattattattattatggataGTTTAAGATTgcaaaattcagattttttttaaggaaaattaCCTTAAAGAGAAACTAATGCAATTTTTTAAGGAATGAATAAGCAAATTATAATTAATGGAGTTCCTCCcttcctttttctttccttttccttttctccttttctttacttttcattcttttcttatggtttctttccttttcattCCTTCTCTCCTTATATTATTTTGccttttcctttcttccttccctctTTTCCCTTTCTTTCAtttccctccttccctccctccttAGCCTTTCTTTCCTTTTCCTACTTTCCTTTATTCATTCATTTACCTGTTATCCTTTCTTtcattttccttccttccttgtcACTTCcttatttttttattcaaaaatttaatttaatatttttttaatctttttgcttaatttatttaattttttcaaaagcTACATTTAATGCTTTGAAATGCATAACTCTTTAGAGAAATAACCAAAATGGAAACAAATATATTTTCATtccttttccttccttccctccttaaCCTTTTTTATCTTCCTTCCTTATCCTTTCTTTCCTTTTCATTCTTTCCTGCACTCATTCCTTTCCCCCTTATCCATTCCTTCCTTCATtcatttcttccttccttccttccttcctccactCATTCCTTatcctttatttctttatcttttCTTCCTTATCCCTGCCTccctttctttatttcctttcttAACTCTTCCTTTCTTTTctctttatcttttctttccttttccttcttccccCTTATCCTTTTGTTTGCTGTTACTTCCTTTCTCTGTCCTTCCTTCTGTCATTCCTCATTTTAATatatttccttccttccttctgtcCTTCCTCATTTTAATCTATTTCCTTCCTTCTGTCCTTCCTCATTTTAATCTATTTCCTTCATTACTTCCCTTCCgtcttcctcccttcctccctcccttccttccttccttcctccctcccttccttccttccttccttccttcctcattTTAATctatttccttccttccttccttcctcattTTAATCTATTTCCTTCCTTCTGTCCTTTCTCCTTTTACTCTAttgccttccttccttcctcattTTAATCTATTCCTTTCCTTTTTTCATTCCTTCATTCCTTGTTCCTTTCTTTCATTCTTTAGTCAATTTTttcattgtatatttttttcctctaatTGCTTAAGTTATTTAATTTTTCATGGCTACTCTTAATGCTTCAAAATGCATAACTCTTTAGAGAAATAACCTAAATAGAAACAAATATATTTTTGTGAGCGAATGTTCTGGTTTTTTTGCTCTTTATTTAGTCACTGATTTATTTATCTATAGGAAGGCTAGTTTTAGTGCTGCAACATGCATTGTTTTAGAAATAACCTAAATAGAAACAAATGTATTTTTGTGAGCCAATAAGTGTTTTAATTATAAGAAtggatttgtttttgttttcctgtTCAAATTAATTATTAATATAACTTGTAACTATGTAGGTAGGATTTAAAGATTCACACTGTTGTTCAGTATCTATTTAGAGGAATTTTCTCTTGCAGAGGAACAAAAGCTTTCTAATTTCATACATTGATATAGGAGTATATGGACAATGGTTCTGAATCAATGCTGTTAGCAATGATGGGTCATTTAAGGACAATGACCAGTATAGGTGGTGGCATGGTGACCCTCAATGAATTATCTTATTTGCAGTGGGCTGTTGGCACTTGGTCAGTTAAGGGTAATGTGCAAATGAGAGGTTGGATGCTGCAATTTTACCATTAGTAATGTAGTGTTATGAAGCTTTTAATGTGTCCATGGTTACAGTTTACACAAACTTTTGTCAGTTTGACAATTATTCCAAGATGTACACAGGTTGTAGcaatgcattataatgtcatattataatataaatatatacacataggaggtgagatagattctcctcagtacttacacatagaggtgaggtagattctcctcagtatatacacacagaggtgaggtagattctcctcagtatatacacatagcgatgaggtagattctcctcagtatatacacagaggtgaggtagattatccccagtatatacacatagaggtgaggtagattcttctcagtatttacacatagaggtgaggtagattctcctcagtatttacacatagaggtgaggtagattctcctcagtatatacacatagaggtgaggtagattctcctcagtatatacacattgagatgaggtagatttttctcagtatatagacagagaggtgaggtagattctccccagtatatacacatagaggtgaggtagattctcctcagtatatacacatagaggtgaggtagattctcctcagtatatacacatagaggtgaggtagattctcctcagtatatacacatagaggtgatttaGATTTTcttaaatatatacacataggaggtaaggtagattctcctcagtatatacagatagaggtgaggtagattctcctcagtatatacacatagaggtgaggtagattctcctcagtatatacacatagcgatgaggtggattctcctcactatatgcacatagaggtgaagttgattctcctcagtatataaacatagaggtgaggtagattctcctcagtatacacacatagaggtgaggtagattctcctcagtatacacacatagaggtgaggtagattctcctcagtatatatacatagaggtgaggtagattctcctcagtatatacacatagaggtgaggtagattctcctcagtatatacacatagaggtgaggtagattctcctcagtatatacacatagcgatgaggtagattctcctcactatatgcacatagaggtgaagttgattctcctcagtatatacacatagaggtgaggtagattctcctcagtatatacacatagaggtgaggtagattctcctcagtatatacacagaggggtgaggtggattctcctcagtatatacacatagaggtgaggtggattattctcagtatagacacatagcaatgaggtagattctcctcagtatagacaccaGTATAGACACCTCtctataggtgaggtagattttcttcaATATATGCACATAGGAGGTAAGGTAGATTTTTCGAAAGGCTTAAACATATGGGTATGTTTTTGTCCTATTATGCAgcagtgataatcacggccgcataatgggacaaaatgtattgatttcaattgatttcagtggtttcgttttcactatcgggattctcacccGTTACTTCTACTTGCCCTAACTTTCTCGCAcaaagtattaactacatgccgaaaagatagggcaggacctatcttcccacaatttttttaaaactcctgcactatggcaCAGAATTTAAAAGGCTGATGGTAAAAAAACCCAAATCTTGTTTatgtgcaactacactccatAGCGGCCTAGTTATATAAACAAAAATGTGAgcaagattcttctcagtatagacacatagaggtgagatagataatcaagttgcgactccTTTAATTTCTCTATTTACATAACGAATTTCCAAGGTTCGCATTTTGATCACGAATCGCTGTTGGGCAATGAATTTCTGAAAAAGGCTGCTTAGTGCCCCTCCATTACCCGAAGGcagtgtgtgtgcaaaaaaaaataatttcctaggctttatagtttccaagaaaaaaacattctcatgtattgcatttttttgcaggttttcacacttcaaattgaataatcaagttgtgaccccttcacttttcctatgtaggacctaaagaatgtttatggcaaatttcaagtttgtacgacaccgggaagttagagaattaatggcAAGTCTGTCAGTCAGTCATTGAGTGAGGGAtttcacttatatatatatagatatcagtCTTGGTTAGAATTGACTCAGAAACACACTAGTAGTGccagttttgccctatctttacttgtttaggagctAAGTGAGGACAAAATCTCACATAGTGCTTTACATGACACAAGGGACTTTCAATGGGCCCAGAGATAAAGGTCCAAAGACATTAAGTCCGAAAACCTCGATAACCCTTTTACCAGGCTTCTACATGTATTCTTGAGACCATTTAAATTATCTTGTGTATGcagaaaaaatatgcaatatggtTCACCTGAAATAGAGAATCCTACAGTGTTGTTAAGAAATATCACCTGCAATTCTTCAGAGTGTTCACGAAGATAGGATGAAACATTTAATCATGTGCATCCAGCAGAAAGTAAAGCACTTGGTAAAACTTTATcctcacttaactcctaaacaagtaaagatagggcaaaagTGACACCAATGTGTTTCTGAGTTGATTCTAACCAAGCTTGATAAATCATAGAACCCCTTTCACATTTGAAAGACCTAAGCTAAATTCAATAATGCAGATTTCAAAATGGCCTCCATCGAAAAATGCAGCCTTCCTCGTAATTAATGCTTTCACACAAtagaagattttttaaattattaaaccAGTtaaaagagccttgtgtggtgcagagtgttagggcagcagaatgcagtcctaagctcttgctcacgacctgaaggttgtgggttcaatccttgCATGTTTCAAATAGCTGGATCAAggtggactcagccttccatccttccgaggtctatAATTATAGCCTAACAATGGTGGACCTGTCATTTAGAGAAGTAGTAACACTAACAATGAAGGTCATAGCACACTATACAATTAATATAACGCCCTATATTGTATACGTAGATTAAACTTTCATGTAACAGTCCAGTGCTGGTTCTGTTATTTATGCATGGAGTTCCAGCATTCATTGCTTATGGGTGCGAACACGGGTGCATTGCACAGCACAGGCTGCAATTAGTTCACTGTCAGAAATCTCACATAGGGCTTCTT
The Eleutherodactylus coqui strain aEleCoq1 chromosome 11, aEleCoq1.hap1, whole genome shotgun sequence genome window above contains:
- the LOC136581697 gene encoding uncharacterized protein, whose product is MTITLVTEWKNVVLLRGVFTVLTTITVFTTITALTTITVFTTITVLATITVLTTITVFTTITVLTTITVLTTITGFTTITALTTITVFTTITVLATITVLTTITVFTTITVLTTITVLTTITVFTIITVFTIITVLTNITVLTTITVFTTITVLTTITVLTTITVLTTITDLTTITVLTTITDLTTITVLTTITVLTTITVFTTVTVFTSITFLTSITVLTTITVLTTITVLTTITFFTTLTVFITITALLA